A single genomic interval of Balaenoptera musculus isolate JJ_BM4_2016_0621 chromosome 14, mBalMus1.pri.v3, whole genome shotgun sequence harbors:
- the LOC118880348 gene encoding serine/arginine repetitive matrix protein 1-like, with amino-acid sequence MRSAAKGAGRTGHAAPSPDPARAGGRGRPRGGPAGGRPAGSSPRRPASINPSARRFDRAPAEAAAPGPRSRRAPGSPRARETPNPEAGRDLGAAAPPIHPGTGAGPRERPLGMKRFPVPSSRGLYSLLRNPLPRARVLGLPLPATPSSVRSRHRFPHSPAPSCQPYSDFRLDSGKQVPEAHRPTPHRGWGKEF; translated from the exons ATGAGGAGCGCGGCGAAGGGGGCCGGACGGACAGGCcatgctgccccctcccccgaccccgctcgggcgggcgggcggggacGGCCGAGGGGAGGGCCCGCCGGGGGCCGACCTGCCGGCTCCTCCCCCCGCCGCCCTGCGAGCATAAATCCCAGCGCTCGCCGGTTCGACCGGGCGCCCGCGGAGGCGGCGGCGCCGGGACCCCGCTCCCGCCGGGCTCCCGGGTCCCCGAGGGCGAGAGAGACCCCGAATCCCGAGGCGGGCCGGGACCTGGGCGCGGCCGCACCCCCCATCCACCCCGGCACGGGGGCCGGGCCGCGGGAACGCCCTCTCGGAATGAAGCGCTTCCCGGTGCCTTCAAG CCGTGGACTCTATAGTCTGTTGAGAAACCCCCTGCCCCGAGCCCGGGTTCTTGGTTTGCCGCTGCCCGCAACCCCCTCCAGTGTGAGGAGTCGCCACCGTTTCCCTCACTCCCCGGCTCCCTCGTGTCAGCCCTACTCGGACTTCCGTCTGGATTCGGGAAAGCAGGTTCCAGAGGCTCACCGCCCAACTCCCCACCGAGGCTGGGGGAAAG AGTTCTAA